The Bradyrhizobium guangxiense genomic sequence AGCTGAAGATGATGGCCGAGGATGCGATGGCGATCATCGCCTGGGGCGCCTGCGCGTCCTGGGGCTGCGTGCAGGCGGCCAAGCCCAACCCGACGCAGGCAACCCCGATCGACAAGGTCATCACCAACAAGCCCATCATCAAGGTGCCGGGATGCCCTCCGATCGCCGAGGTAATGACCGGTGTGGTCACTTTCATCACCACCTTCGGCAAATTGCCCGAGCTCGACCGCCAGGGCCGGCCGAAGATGTTCTATTCGCAGCGCATTCACGACAAGTGCTACCGGCGCCCGCATTTCGATGCCGGCCAATTCGTCGAGGAGTGGGACGACGAAGCCGCGCGCAAGGGCTACTGCCTCTACAAGATGGGCTGCAAGGGCCCGACCACCTACAACGCCTGCTCGACCGTGCGCTGGAACGGCGGCGTCTCGTTTCCGATCCAGTCCGGCCATGGCTGCATCGGCTGCTCCGAGGACGGCTTCTGGGACAAGGGCTCGTTCTACGACCGCCTCACCAACATCAAGCAGTTCGGCATCGAGAAGAACGCCGATCAGATCGGCATGGTGGCGGCCGGCGCCGTCGGTGCCGCGGTGGCCGCACATGCGGCCGTGACGGCGGTGAAGCGGCTCGCGTCGAAGCGCGAAGACGCCGACCACAACAGCTAAGCCAAGTGACAGACTAGGGTAGGGCAATCATGGGCATCCAGACTCCCAACGGCTTCAAACTCGACAATTCCGGCAAGCGCATCGTCGTCGATCCCGTGACCCGTATCGAAGGTCACATGCGGGTCGAGGTCAATGTCGACGCCGACAACGTCATCCGCAACGCGGTCTCGACCGGCACGATGTGGCGCGGCATCGAGGTGATCCTGAAGAACCGCGATCCGCGCGACGCCTGGGCGTTCACCGAACGGATCTGCGGCGTCTGCACCGGCACGCACGCGCTGACATCAGTGCGTGCGGTGGAGAACGCGCTCGGAATCACCATTCCGGAGAACGCCAACTCGATCCGCAACTTGATGCAGCTTGCCTTGCAGGTGCATGACCACATCGTCCACTTTTATCATCTTCATGCGCTGGACTGGGTCGACGTCGTCTCCGCGCTGTCGGCGGATCCGCGGGCGACCTCGACGCTGGCGCAATCGATCTCGAGCTGGCCGTTGTCCTCGCCGGGCTACTTCAAGGACCTCCAGACCCGTCTGAAGAAGTTCGTCGAGTCCGGACAGCTCGGTCCCTTCAAAAACGGTTATTGGGGCAGCAAGGCCTACAAGCTGCCGCCCG encodes the following:
- a CDS encoding hydrogenase small subunit, with translation MGAATETFYSVIRRQGITRRSFHKFCSLTATSLGLGPLAESRIANALETKPRVPVIWMHGLECTCCSESFIRSAHPLVKDAVLSMISLDYDDTIMAAAGHQAEAILDETRAKHKGQYILAVEGNPPLNEGGMFCIDGGKPFVEKLKMMAEDAMAIIAWGACASWGCVQAAKPNPTQATPIDKVITNKPIIKVPGCPPIAEVMTGVVTFITTFGKLPELDRQGRPKMFYSQRIHDKCYRRPHFDAGQFVEEWDDEAARKGYCLYKMGCKGPTTYNACSTVRWNGGVSFPIQSGHGCIGCSEDGFWDKGSFYDRLTNIKQFGIEKNADQIGMVAAGAVGAAVAAHAAVTAVKRLASKREDADHNS